The following DNA comes from Seriola aureovittata isolate HTS-2021-v1 ecotype China chromosome 15, ASM2101889v1, whole genome shotgun sequence.
tatcggctaataaataaatgataataaatcaaatacaaTAAATCAGATAGGTGTAAAatcactgcagtgtgtctgaaaatatttctgtaaatttctATAATAATATTCCTGTGATATCATTCAACAAACCTTTAATCTGCTCgattattaatgaaaatattcttgTTACAAATGATCATGACCTTTTACTACTTGCGTTTGTTCTGTGCAGAGATAGAAGGGAAAACTCCACCAGCGCCCTCCCCATCTACCACCACCTCCGAGAGTGCGAGAGGACAAGGATATGGTGACATAACGTCATTGACGTAATCATCGACATTGATTtgcaaaataacacattttcgcacagaattatttttcttgaaCATTATTCACGTTCCCCTGATTGAAATGagtcaaaaatatttacagtagttgtttgtttatttacagccATGCTCTGTTTTCAATAGACTCTCACATGGAATGAAGCAACAGGAGACTATGACACTATTCAAATCTTTTCCAACAGGTCTCACCCACACACCTTGGTTCAAAGTCATGGTCATTTTACATAATGATTGTGGTGGAGTGACCCACTGTGCGGTAATAATGAGTGATAGTGGAGCCATCtactgcagcagcaaacaatCCTCTAGAGTGTCTTGGTCCGGGAGAATCAagtgagaggtcagaggaagaggacaatgtgtgtgagtgtgtgtgtgtctgtgtgtgtacagttatGTTTAAGCATGTCTTTGAGGAAGAATTgctctggagacagaaacaatCCTCCTGCATTCAAACATCAGTGGGAGAAACACACTAAAAAGGTTGAAACAGCATAATGAAGCTAAACACAGGAAACCTGTTGCTCCTGCTTCCAGATAAAACATGCTCTCTTGTTACTAGCCTTAGGTTTCCTCTTTAATTTCCTCTTAAGTAGCTTAAAGCTGCTATCCTAAATATTTTTGGGGGGTAGTAGTAGTTGCAGTAAACATTGTGCGTGAAGTCACAGAccttaaaacaaacaggacacTAAAACACTGTAGAGTTTGGAGGAACTTCAGGATCAGGTGATTCCCAGACTTACCATTTAAAGTCATCTTTTTCCACAGTGTCTGACACTAATGATTGactttaacctttatttatacaggGGGAAGTCCTTGAGTGCAGTCTCTGCAGGAGAGCCCTGACTAATCAAATGAATAGTTCTAATCTGTAACAAAGCATCATATAGTTTATAAAGTGTATGCATAAAGTGCATTCTGTATGCAAAAATATTAGTTTGTAAAGTAACTAAAACTGTCATGTAAATGTAGTGGGGTCAAAAGTAAGTGGAGAAGAAATGTTAAGTGGCATTTCACTGCACTTTATTCAcctaataataacaacaacaacaacaacaacagtattCCACTGTGTTTACTCCCACCTTTCactcaaatgtattttttcctcatcattCTACATTGTCCCAGCGTGGCGACCACCCTGCATGCTGAGTTTCAACCTTCACCTGGATCCATGTGgacaggagggaaaagaaacacATCCTCAGACCACAAAACAACGGCCCCAACCTTTGGGTCCAGCTTCAGTCAGCTGACCAGgaaccagccaatcagaagtcGCGCGCTGTTGTAAATAAAGggtttgtgtgactgtgaaaacaTCCAACAGGATCGAAGAGTTTAACCGGACAGAAACATGACGGTGGAGACGAGAATCAGCGGTAAGTCAGGGATTCATCTCCCCGCGAACGTGTCGGTGGAGTCGGTGTTTGCTACATTTTAAGCTGAAGATGAGTAAAGTCTGTAGGACTGTAGCAATGATCCAGAGACGACAGCAGTGTCAGCACAGACCATAAAATACTGTTGCACTATTAGCTACTGTGTTCCTAACGTTGCATATTCTCTAAATGAAGCATGTTCTCTATAATATTCCTACGGGGTGTCTGTGATAGTTATTAGAAAACCCATATTTGACTGAGCACtaattattttttactatttttcattttcatataattCATAAGAATAGTGTGgttcaaacatttttctcatttagtCTCATCACcagttaataattaaaaaaaatattttaataaaattatttcaaaaatgatgtTAAAGAAAATCATATTCTTTGCATTGCTGAAGGTGTGGCTTGTTGAGAgtcttaaataataataatttaaatcaaTACAGTTTCTGTCAACTTACTAATAATGATTAAGTACTGGCTGTATTATTCCTGTAATATGTTTCAATTTAATAATCAGATATAGATAATGGCTGGATCGATGGATAAAAAGTATGTGGATGACTGTTATTAAGTTACTAAAGGCCAAACTTTGAACTTATTAgcagccaaaaataaataaataacatgtagGCTAAGTGTTTATCCCAGGGTAATATAACATATGCACcatatttttatcatttctgaAGCTGTAGCTTGGTGATTGTGTAAATTAATTACAATCAAAATCAATATAATTTGTGTCAAATTCATTTGCAGCAGCCTCTCAAATATGAAAACTTTCTTCtttgataataaactgaatatatttggttGATTTGGACATTTTACAAACTCACCATGggctctgggaacttgtgatggacattttctaCAATTTGTTGACATATTacagaccaaatgattaattttacaggccaaatgattaatcaagaaagtaATCTGTAGATTCATccataattaaaataaacattggCAGCaactcttttttattcttttttttaccactaAACTTTTTACTAGAAAATATTTCTTactgaattaaaaagaaagagagagagtggatgTGGGGCAGGTTTTTATCCCCAAGAATTGGACTGAAAAAGTGGACTGTAAGGATGGATTATAACAAGATTATGTATAATCCTCCATCTGTAAATTTTGCACCAGGCTACACTGCACTCAGATGATTATCGTAACATGGAAAGATGCAAAAACAGTCAGAGAGGTAAAAACTGAATATGTTCATCGTGCTACATTTAACAGACTGTTttattaattcacatttttaatgtaaaatagtGTAAATCAGTGAAGGTTCAGCATATGAGATAtgagacaacaaaacaaaagttttttttatgatctGTATTATATTTATGAAAAAATGATCATATCCAGAATATTTTTAGTTTGCTGCAACTTTGACAAAATattgacaaaacacacaaaatgattgAATCATTATCGAGTTTTTATcgtgtttttttaaatccatcattatttttcaaaccAGCTGGGATTAGGCCACCTTCCTTTTGAAAGGAACATTTAATCTCTAATCTTCTACCATCACTCATTTTGGGACAGTGCAGCTGTCCCATTTGCTTCCAAAATCATCCAGCTTAATACCATTTTAGAGGATTTTTCAATTAGTGTTGCTCAAAATGCAATTCGGTTTTTATTTGTAACAATAGACGATGGGGAAGCACATCGTCTTTTGTTACTCTCTTATGAACATGTTCTGATTCTACCTGAAAAATAAGAATAGacagtttacagtgtgtttattattgtgttgcCAGACACGAGGGGAgcggacagcagcagcagacaggtaAGAACACAACACCTTTACAACCAAACACTCTGTTATTACTGTAATTCAGTAGAACAGATAGATGATCAGAAGCAGGCAGGGAAGCATCAACACATTAGGATGAGTCGCAGCGAACACAGGCTCAACCCTTATGGAGGATCTATTATGTATTTTGGCCTCATCTTTATTACGGCTGTCTGGTTTAATTTGTTGGATTACCTCTCTCTTTGGGTGGAGGCTGACATTAACCTCAGTTCCATCTAACTGAAAACGTAGGTGCTGTACAATATACAGTTTGTTAAGAAGACAGTTAATGTTATTAAAGTAAATTTCCATCCCGACGAGCACTaattaatacattatatttGTCCATAAGGAAGATACTTTCAGACGTGTGCGGTGAAACATGCCTCTTGATGCTTAGAAGGAGTTACGAATCCTTTTCAGTACCTAAAGATAGCATTGAATTGTTGCGTCAGAGTTGCATCAGAGGCTTTTAAACCTTCCCAGGGAAGCAGCACAGTTTTGGCACGTCTTCAGGAACCTTGCATGGTTTATTGTACTTATTTGTCATGTTGTTCTCTGAATCCGAGGCAGTCAGGGGTGTAAAATCCAACACTGTTACTGTGATGGTTTGCCAAAGCAAATATTTGAAGCTTAGGTTTTGCTCATCTAAAACAATGTGACATGTAGATGAATGTCTTTGAGCAAGGGTTGATGTTTTATAGTCATATAGTTAACAGTTTTTCATTAATCATATAAACTACTGACCATCATTCAAATCTCACGTTGGCATCGGAAAGTATTTAAAACGTTGTAGAGGTAAACTCAGTAATGACACGCAGCCTTTTGTCACCACTGATATGTATTATTGCATGGACTTATTTCTCTGTATATTTATCCacctttcagtttttctctgttatcTATCTGCAAGGCTCTTTGAAAAGCAGCTGATTTCTGTTTAAAACACTTGTTCTATAAAGCTGATCTGACCTGACTTGTCTAACCAACAAagcctcctcctcactgctttGTGTTGACTGCGGCTTCGTGTGAACGGCGCTGTTTTCCTTGTTGTTCTTCAGGACGGGCTCGACCTGACgagttgcatttttttccctgagCAACTTTATGGAGCCCTGcggggagcagagagaggatggCTAAAGTGCACTGTGTTCTGGGAAATATTtacagcatgtttgtgtgtcctttttggGGATTTTACAGACAGGCAGTAAATAAAATGCCCTCATCtggctgtttgtgtctgtaagATGTGATTGTTTAGTTGCATGGTTGTGTTTGTggctctaaaaaaaaataaaaaataaaaaaatgaacagacagCTAAGTACTGAGACCAACATGACATTTGCGTAACATTGTTCCCACTGTTGTCATGGCTGGGCTAAAGGCAGCTGGGGTAAAAGCTGGCATTTTAGAAAGTCTGGTGAATGTGACATCAATCCCCGGACTTAAATCCTGCTGATCCAGTTTGTGTGGCTGGCTCAGACTTTACTCTTACTAGATGCAATGTGTATGTTGCTAGAtacatttgatcattttacattcactattcaagatacaaaaaaaatatttgtatctGGATCATCTGCAGCAGAAGATTGATCTTAAATTAATCTATGGTAAAATTGCAAGTGAcgttaaatgataataataatgatgatgttaaaTATGTTAcaatacattcattttctttacgACAGATTCCTTATTAAAATGGCGCACATTGTTGTCTTGTCAGCACTGCCGGCATTCAGATTCTCAAACAATACAGACCACATGGACTCAACAGAAATGGAAAAGTACCTTAAATCATAGTTTGAGTGTTTAGTAGGTTTAGAGGTTTGAATTGATCTTGATGTAAATCAACAGCAGCTTGTAGATACCTATATTTGcacatttattatttctacTCTGTTTAAATCTCATCATTTCTGTCAACTTGCTGCCTTATAGTTAAACAAGTCTGTTATTATGGATGTAAAAATGAGATTTGACTCTTTTGATTCACTGATTTTATGTAATAATTGAAAATATACTTCAGTACTTATAATCATCAGGACTAAGAAACTGGAAAGCCAAATGTCTTATTCCCTCTCTGCATGATGGTTTATTATCTCTCTGAGGACCGATGGTGCTAAATGCCTCACCCTTTATGAAAACATAAgccaacacaaagaaaaatattatttttcgCGTAGATCAGCGTTTCACCTGCAACTGAATAGACCCAAGACTCTGTAACTGGTTTCAGTCACAGCCTCAGTATTGTTTCATAGACATTTCTACACCGTAAGATGTTTTTTGTGGGAAACGCTGATGTAGCTCAACATCATGAGATTGCACAGTGTCAACAGGGGTTATACACAGGAGGGCTGATACACAATTGTTGctttttctctgctcaggaGGGCCCCGGAGGACTGTGGGACTCTGTGAAGAAAGCTGCGTTTGTCATCGGATCGGGAATCTTATTCTTGGCCGCATTTGGCAACTCACTGACATGGTAGGATCTCCTTACACGGTACAGTATTACCACACAACAGACCGGCAGTTTGTCCTGAAATGAACCTGAGATGAGCCTGAGGAGAGGCAGCGCCACAGTAATGCACAATagaaaggggaaaagaaaagaaggaaagaaagaaagaaagaaagaaagaaagaatagaaagagacagatacGGGATAATTACAGGAGAGGGCATGACATGAGTTGAAGTTGCGTTACATCACAGTAATGTGATGGGTCGGGGAGTGACATGACGTGAGGGAACTAAACGTGATGGAAGGAGATGTGACAGGACAGGGCATTATGGGACAGGGAATGACAGGACAAGTGGCATTACTGGTATGGAAAGGAGAATGTGTTCAAGGAAGTTGTTAGGGTGTCACCAGGTTTTTGCTGGGTATCTGTTGTGAGTGTTTTGCCTAATAGCACGTAGCTTGGTATTTACTCAACTGCTACAGCTTTTTTGGGCCTTTACTAGGTGGTTGTTGGGACACTTCAAAGCCTGAGGGTCTTTGAGAGTGAGGCCTGTATTTCAGACCATGGAGAAAGACAGTGTCTTGGAAAGAGCCAGATGTACACACCTTTTCAATTAATTGGgtcctttttaaaattttttattaaCCAGATCCAAAGTTGGTGCCctaatgtgtgtgaatgtgtttgaggCTTAACATTAGTTTTAACCATGTAAGAAAACCATCACCTGACGCTGATTCCCCCCTTCAGGCATCTTCAGAGATTCTGGGGAGCTTCAGGAGATTTCTGGCAGAACTTGTGGACCAAGCTGTACTTGGCATTTGAGGGTCACGATACTGCTTTGTTCTACTTGGGTGAGAAAcaactgttttagttttgttcatTGTGCAGAAAACTGATCTGCAGAGGAACACACTGAAACCAACAGACATTTATTGGCATAACAGAGAGATCTTTATCAGGCCGTGATCAAACATAGCGATCTGTTTCCTCCATGATAACAGCTTGAATGACTGCGTCTGCTTTGTATCAGCACATACTTTGTATTCTTGTGACATGGGTGGTTTCCTGGATCTATATACTGTAACTTTCCATTTTAGAATCTGGCTTATCACAACCAGAGGAAGTTTTCCCAGGAGCACTAtgaaatatacaaatacacaaatatagaTTGCACACATGACTTCATCTCCCCTGAGATGCCAGCAGGgctttgttttcaaaatgatgCAGTTTCACAAAAGGATACCTCATAAGGTAGCTGCCACAGAGGAAACGCcatgtttcatttcatgctGTAGCATTGAAATCAGTTTGTTCAGCTCTGTGTATCAAGTCACGACCTCTTGTGTCAACTTACTCATTTTTATGATGCAGCCATCACGTTGTGCCATAAACTGGTCAGCTGTTTTTGCACAATGGAAGTTATTCCTCTATTGGATATTATCTATGTAGGATGTTCTGTGTATTACAAGATAAGGCAAATATATTACGTGATAATGAATTATGTGACAGTAATGCATCGCAGAGCCACAAACACAGTGCAGTAAAAACAACTTCACATAGTGCAATCCTGCTCCTGATTTTATATTTggctcaaaaataaaaataaaaaaaacaggcccATCTTCAGGCCCAGGCCAGGCGCTGTCATGTTGTCCCACGCTGACAGTGGCCTTGTTTTTCCCTCTACAGGGACCATGTTAATCCCCAGCGTGGCCTTCTGGGCTTCCAATGGTCTGCTGCTATTGGTGGACATCACTGGTAAACCCTCCTTTATCACTCGCTACCGCATCCAGGTGGACAAGAATAACCCGGTAGGCTCCAGTCTCACACAGTGATTGTCATTATTAGTTTTTTTGCTCCATATCTTGGTTcaattttgttttctattttacagtttttccttcagtttcacTATATAAAGATTTTAAGTGTCATTATTTTTCTAATCTTACTTTCCTATGAGTTAGTATTTGCAGCCAGTTacacttgtgaaaaagatatgtaatgaaagcaggatgttttacagtttaacaataaactttattgtcccaaatgacatcagtgcactgacggtgaacttcactgtgaattaaatttaaaaaaaaaaaaaatatatatatatatatatatatatatatatatatatatatatatatatacagtatatttaattttaatgaaaaccaaggatcaaatatacataaaatgctgcctacataacttgacttgacccgagcatttccactgcattattgcttctgaataaaagtattcataatAGCACATATCGGAGAATGTGTATCTTCTAGACACTTATGTTTATGGCCCCTTTTTAACCTCTGGCACAGTAACTGCAATCGTTTTCAGCTATTGTTGTGTAATCAGAATAGAAATaattttatggccttttatgtAGCGAAGGATAATAAATCCATCTAATCTCCTTCTCCTCACACTGATATCGATATTCACTGAGCACTCTTAAGTACGCTTGAACTGAGCATGAACgaatggatggatagatgaaaATGGACTCAATCCTTttgacaagaaaacaagaaaacatttaaatgagctTTATCGGTTGTTTGTTGGCAAacctgttttttaatttaataggGAAGAAGCTCTTAGTCATGGTTGGAAAATACAGTGATAGTcacatcactgacatcacattGATTATCAGAGCCCAAAAGTACCTCAGGACaataaataactgaatgaataaatgagcgctatgatgaataaataaataaataaataattttaaagtttggcaaaaaaaaaaaaaaaaaacttaaatctgATTGAACTGATTTATTCTGTAGTTCTTTACATTAATATGTCTATGTATTTCCTAAcgatttatttctttatattattatttttagacttatttccatattttgttttttgtttttttactaatttttatatttatttatttccctaAATGCTTTGATCTTCACAGTCACAGTAATCatgggttttttgttttgcatataaTGTGatagatttttaaattaaaacaactaATCAATTAGTGAAAGAAATCTTATcctaataaaacaaaatgctaatattttctcttttgtgtaCGTGCATGAACACTTGTACATGCACAAATACGTATTGCCTTCATTGTTGCAGATGTTATGTCGACATGTCCATCTGACCAAAGTCTTCTCGCTGTGTTTGATAAACAGATGTTGGTTGGACTGCAGCCTGGCATTTCTGATAACCCTGACAACGTAATCAGATTATTGATAACCTTTCAAAAATTAGAACCAATAAGGCAGTGCACAGGAAGCTCATGCTCtctaatgaaagaaaaatatcctCAGCTGATTTCAAAAGACAGTGTGTTCAGGTTTACTAATAATCAAACTGCTTTTCACATGAGCTTGTTATCTTCACAAATGGCTCCACTCAGctgtgcatgtactgtaatGTGTCTGTCTCCTTTATAGGGTGATATAAATTTTCATAACTTAACATTTCTCTTTGTCCCAGTCAGTAGTAATAAGGTGATGTCAAGCATCATATCTTGTATGATGAGATAATCTGTGACAAACTGCTGGGTCATCAAGTGTCCTGTGGCTTTCTATGGTCCATTAGTCCGAGGGCAGATACTGCAGATCGCTGACCGACAATAAACTGACTGAACCTGAGCCATATTAGTCATAAACAAAGCTAGGATGAGCTGTTGTGTAGCAACAATAAAACTTACACAACACTGGTTGTGTAGTTTATCAGTCTATCTGCATGTTGAATTCACTGATTGGAATCACATTTCCGAGTCCTTGGCTGTCGTCACCTTTTTAGAATGAGAAGTTTTAGATGACAACACCCAATGAGGGGTAATGACACTGTGCACTAGTTAAGTCATTGTTTTTGGTATAAAACCTACAAAACAAGTGCACCTCACTGCCTGTATCATTTGTTTGCAGCTTTAGACTACTGGGGTTTTCAAGTTTAGTTGCAGTATGTCTGAAATATCGCTAAACAACAACTAACTTAAAATGCCTTATGTTTAAGGTCACTATGGGTCattttgaaaacaacacatgccAACCATTTCCCAAACTAGGTCACAGATTTGTACGTCGATAAATGTAGTTTTCCAGACAGCTGTTGGTGTCTGTTCAGTTCACTAtagcaaataaatcaaatcaatcactAACAGAGACTGTACTGCAGGGTATAGGTTATCTGTCACTGTAAACAGGACAACCTGTGTTTTACAGCTTTATCACACAAGACATTTTGACACGTGGGAAAAgaacaataaaattaatgaaattaattaattccattcagctgcttcagtttcagggtcctggtgtttCTTATTGTGACACTTGAAAACAGCATCTGTGCCTTTCCTCCTATGACAAATCATAATGTGCTGAAAAAGGTCAGTTCTTAGGCTGTTGTGTTTGTACTTTATGAAACACACGTGTCGTTACAAAACAGTTAATATATGTAAACTTCATACACAAACAGCACAtgtgctcacacaaacacactcccacAAAGCTCCTGATATGTCCATGTGTTTATAACCAGGGTACAAAGTTTAATGATAAAAAGTAATGGCGATTGTCATGTACACACAAACTCGAGCCTccttttaaaaaatctgattcAAGAAGTTTTCATTAGCGTGTCTGAATTTTCGAAGGTAATTTACTATAAATTTTTTCCCGCTGTTTGAGCTCCTGATATTGATTCTAACTTGTAAACATAGAAACGTGACTTTTTCTGTGCAGAACATACACTCTTACATCTTGTTTTAAAGCGTACTCACCAAACAGCACCATTAAAACACTTAGATCTtgtttaaattcaaataataatctttatttactttattttggaAATGCATGATATAtcaaacaatattaaaatatcaagtaaaaaagtaaatataagtAACAGAGTAAAATGAAGataataaagtaaattaaaaaaattaagatgaGGGAGATAATTTAAGAAATCACTTGAAAGCCATTCAAATTAATTCTGATATGAGCCTTAAAACTTGTCAGAGACTGATCTCTCAGACCAGACTTTAAATGTTTAAGTATACATCTAGTTGTCTTCTTATTTctcaaaataaaccaaaaactTTTGAGCTTGAAAGTCACAAAATGACAGCAAGTTTTCCAAATGAATGTCATTTAATGCAAAATAAGTatatttatcattcattttaaaataattccaACAGAAATACTGTCACACATGATAATGCTTACTTTTAGAGATTGTAGCTAGTATTGACCTCTTCCCTCATTCTCCAGGTGGATCCAGCTAAGCTTCGCCATGCAGTCAAGTCTGTCATCTTCAACCAGGTGTTCATCTCTGGGCCCATGGTGGTGGTGTGTTACCACCTGATGTCCTGGAGGGGGGACCCCTGTGGCCCTGAGCTGCCCACCTTCCACTGGGCCCTGGCAGAGCTGGCCATCTTTTCCATGTTAGAGGAAGTCATGTTTTACTACTCACACAGGTAAGTATCGTTCATTTGAATTACTGCCACCTAGTGGTAAGAGTGACGGGTGTGAACGTGAAGAAAATTGATGGCCTGACAGAGCCACTGGCACGGCTGTTAACTTTTATTCTTGTCAAAAAATGTATCAGTGAtcagttattttcatcatcatcttcctcgtcttcttctctctcaggctgtTCCACCAGCCCGGCCTCTACAAGCATTTCCACAAGCAGCACCACGAGTGGACCGCTCCCATCGGAGTCGTCTCCATCTACGCTCATCCTCTGGAGCATGTGGTGAATGATCCCCTCCTGCTTTTCACTTCATCTTCTATATCTGCCTCTGCCACATTCTTGGCCTCTCTGGATTTGAGCATTATAgtatttatttcactgtcaaTGTCAGATTACTGCAAATTATTTAGAGATAATTTATATCCCTGATCTGGCGAGTCTGCAGTGGTATTGTGTAAAACAGATCAGTGTAGGATCTTCTCTCCTCATTGAGTCTCAAACAAGCTGCAGCTGTCACAGATAAATCACGTGTTTCCTTTTCACATCTGGAATCTGCACAAACCCGATCCTGAAAACAAATCTGAACTCACTGTGCTTGTCTACAGCTTGGATCAGCTGTTGAAAGTGTGATGCTGAGTCTATTTCACCTCTGGTTAGGATTTTAAAAGTCTTCTTCTTTGCTGTTAGATCTCCAACACGCTGCCAGTGGTGATCGGACCCGTGATCCTGGGCTCCCACCTGTCAACCACCACCCTCTGGTACTGTCTGGCTCTGGTCAGCACCACCATCTCCCACTGTGGATACCACCTCCCCTTCCTGCCCTCCCCAGAGTTCCATGACTTCCACCACCTCAGGTGAGTCCGCCTGCCCACTCCTCCAGGAGTGCTTCTAATGGGATTTAATTGTCtataatttttattaattttttttaaagtattttattctttaaaaatcCAGGAATATATAactgttgaatatttaaaacTTGATACCATCAGTTTTAGAGACTTTGTTATTGTGCTTGTCTCAGAAGGACGTTGTTTACTGTATCTTCTCTCAGCATGAAACATAAACTCCTGAACGTGTAGGGACATAAAATCAGTTGAAACTTATTGGCCGGTGACATACTGTGTATGTCACCGGCCAATGTGAATTGGCTGGTGTGAATCTGTGTTTCAGTTCTGCCTGACTTCCATTTCCATTGGTTCCTACAGAAGATGTTAATCTTTAAAAACGGGTCAtgaatatatagtttcattttttttttcaaggctAAATCATTTTCTCAGACATTTGCTTAAGCAAATGTTTCTCAAACAGGACTGAACACCATATTTATCTGGGACccttttcagctgcagattaataaACTTTTGTTAGTCTAGTGACTATTTACAGGAGAAGGGTGGGattaactcaaaataaactacagtgtgtgttttgcataGTAATGAGGAACATGCCATCTAGTGGAATGATGTGGCTCATTGATACGTTTCTAATATTGTTTGGACAAGAGAGAGCTTTATGAGACAAAGGACCTTTGCTAGACAGAACCATTTGTTACTTCAGTGTTGGTTTCTTGTAGCGAAAGAATATACACTTTACTTTTAAGGGTCTTTTCTTCATGAATGACTGTGATAACTTGTCCCAGTGATCccagtgttttaaatgttagtTTTCATTCATGTGTAGAATCTCCCTCCTTAATAATTGTACTCACGTCCTTCCTGGCTCCAGGTTCAACCAGTGTTTTGGGGTCTTCGGTGTGCTGGACAGGCTCCACGGCACCGACACCAAATTCAGGCAGACCAAGCAGTATGAACGCCACACCCTGCTCACCAGCTTCACCCCACTGATGGAGAGCATCCCTGACTCACCCAAGAAGGGCCAGTGATGACCTGTGACCCTTGACCTCTAACCTCAGGCACAGGCCTGGCCATGTTTGGGAATACCACCAAGATACATGGAGACAAAATTCCCAATCaactttaaaatgacaattacattttaattattttaatccAGAATAGCTGTTGATCAGTTTCCAACTGTGAACATCTGCCCAGACTCTGTGATCATCAGCTTCATTAATACTTAACCAGATGTCCGTTAATCTTCGCATTTGCTTCATAAATTCATGAGGACCAAAATATACAATACCTTTGTTTAGCACTCAGTTTCTTGCTCAGGTAGATTTAATAATTTGGTGGTTGA
Coding sequences within:
- the faxdc2 gene encoding fatty acid hydroxylase domain-containing protein 2, whose product is MTVETRISDTRGADSSSRQEGPGGLWDSVKKAAFVIGSGILFLAAFGNSLTWHLQRFWGASGDFWQNLWTKLYLAFEGHDTALFYLGTMLIPSVAFWASNGLLLLVDITGKPSFITRYRIQVDKNNPVDPAKLRHAVKSVIFNQVFISGPMVVVCYHLMSWRGDPCGPELPTFHWALAELAIFSMLEEVMFYYSHRLFHQPGLYKHFHKQHHEWTAPIGVVSIYAHPLEHVISNTLPVVIGPVILGSHLSTTTLWYCLALVSTTISHCGYHLPFLPSPEFHDFHHLRFNQCFGVFGVLDRLHGTDTKFRQTKQYERHTLLTSFTPLMESIPDSPKKGQ